One stretch of Bradyrhizobium canariense DNA includes these proteins:
- a CDS encoding response regulator, whose protein sequence is MRTIIADDHAIIREGLKQLLSTVDELTVSGEAADGEAVHRLLNESSADLLILDLGMPGVSGFQFIANLRTEWPELRVLVLTANVDPRSVRAAFSAGANGYLTKGGDPSELIAAIDAIRKGNAYVAEEVRFAVDRHDGPNGTPEPTAAIMSPVTLTRRERQILGMIPHGASSRDIAIRLGISPLTARKHRENLMRKLDLHSGAELTAYAIRLGLPAG, encoded by the coding sequence GTGCGAACGATCATTGCTGACGATCACGCCATCATTCGGGAAGGTCTCAAACAGCTTCTGTCGACCGTGGACGAGCTTACGGTCAGTGGAGAAGCGGCGGACGGTGAAGCCGTTCACCGGCTGCTGAACGAAAGTTCCGCCGATCTTCTCATACTCGATCTCGGCATGCCGGGTGTGAGCGGGTTTCAGTTCATAGCGAACCTGAGAACCGAATGGCCGGAGCTACGAGTTCTTGTCCTCACCGCCAATGTTGACCCACGTTCCGTCCGGGCAGCTTTTTCCGCGGGCGCAAATGGCTATTTGACCAAGGGCGGCGATCCATCCGAACTCATCGCTGCAATCGATGCCATCAGAAAAGGCAACGCCTATGTCGCGGAGGAGGTTCGCTTTGCGGTGGACCGGCATGACGGCCCGAACGGGACCCCGGAGCCCACGGCTGCGATAATGTCTCCGGTCACGCTTACGAGGCGTGAGCGGCAAATCCTGGGGATGATCCCTCACGGTGCCAGCAGCCGCGACATCGCCATCCGCCTCGGCATTAGCCCGCTTACCGCCAGGAAGCATCGCGAGAATCTTATGCGGAAGCTTGATCTGCACAGTGGTGCAGAATTGACAGCC